The genomic window agcctcctgtcccatgatcctttcccttctccagctctgtatcactttcgccaatcacctttccagctcttagcttcatcccaccccctccggtcttctcctatcattttgcatttccccctccccccactactttcaaatctcttattatctttcctttcagttagtcctgacaaagggtctcggcccgaaacgtcgacagtgcttctccttatagatattgcctggtctgctgtgttccaccagcattttgtgtgtgttgtttgaatttccagcatctgcagatttcctcgctgTTTCCAAACATCTGAAACTCTACTGAATGCAAATTCTCAATATCTATGCTAACATTGTAAACTTAAGTTTCCTGGGTTAGTAGTCCAATGAATTATTGGCCTAACATAATGACTGCACTAATATACCCATTATCTAGCCACCAATATTCTTTAAATTCATAGATATGCCATGCACAGATTTCTTGAGTTTCTAGTTACAGAGACAATGGCATTACTTAAAGTGTTAAcagaagatattctgcagatgctggaagtccagaggaacaatcataaAATCctccagaggaactcagtaggtcaggcagcatctatggagaggaatgaacagtccatattttgggccgtgacccttcatcaccactggaaaataagggcaaagaagccagaataagtagaggaggggaaggagcaaagctgacagtgatgagtgaaaccagttgagggggaagataggtgggtggtgaagggggaatgaagtgagaagctggaggttgataggcaatagaggtacagggctggaggaggaggaatttctgtctCACCAACATCTACAACTTCAACACAGGATACATGAAGATCTTCCGACAATACCATGACATTGGATCAGGAAAGCAGGAAAGGTGCTAAGGAAATTtccaagattttcctttaagcaaAAATTACATTCTATTGACTTAGATTCCATGTTATTTTGGGGTTAGACTAGGGATCACTCCAGACCAATATATTACCCTGCATTGATAACGGAAGAAATCTTATCACTTCACCAATATGCTTAAAAATTGTTTAGCAGGGCAGTGAAGTCACTGAGCTAACTAGAAAATTAGCAGAAAGGTAAATACTAGCTACTTGTCTGTTGCTATTGGCATTAGTCAAGGAAAGGAAACTAATTACTgttctgtggaattccctgcttTCTAGAAAAAAGTAAGTTTATAAAGGAGCATTCTATTAAGAGATAAATATCATCTTATTTCAATACATGGAGAACGTCTGGACCTTCCCAAGAGAAGCAACTGCAGACAGCTTATATAATTGAAGAGCTAGGATACATTGAAGCCACAACTATAAAACTAAATGAGATTAGAACTGAGCAGAAGAAACCTCTTCATGAACAGCTGAAACAGATTGAGATAAGAACAATGGATATTTAGGGTTGTATTGGACACTTAATTAAAGGAAAATaatttaaacaaaaataaataaaacaaattgattAAATAGTTGAAGTGAAGGAAAATGTGGGGGATACTGGTAGGAGATTAGAACAATGAAATTGGCTCTGGGAAAGGTTCAATGCTTTGGGAAACAAAGGTCATTCCTCTGATGTAAACAACTGGTTTACAAATACGGCAATAGTTTGATAATATAAATTTGGCACAGATTTCCACCAGCCTCTATTAACAAAATGATACATCTCTAGAGATACACAGCGTTGGAAAACAACAGAGGCTGGTAAAGTTAATTCCAGCATATCCCATGGGATATTGGTACCTTTATTGTCATTCAGGAGTGCAtaggtttactttgaacttccaatttttatttcagaatctCAGCATATGAATTTTTAATTCCAGCCAACCTGGAAtcagaaaataaacaaacaagattGACATAtgcatttttttttggtttacaAGCTCCACCATCTTGAACACATATTCTAAATATAAATTCTCAAAAATGAAGCAATAGTTTAAGCAAAGAAGCaagttttaaaacaaaaataCATGTCTTGGCAGTCAATCTGAGCAAACACATTCAAGGTGGAAGATCTCAAAATTCAAAATTTCATGCAACATTACTAACTCACAGTACAGAAGAAAATACAGAATTAAATAACATTGACAAATATAATCTATTCTCAAATTCTGACAAAAGATTTGAGAAAGTTGATTAAGTTAGTTTACATTGACAACAGTTTAAATAAAAAATTCCAATACAAATGCTCACATTCACAGTAGCATCATATTTACATAAGATATTCAAAAATTAATTAGCAGCATTGGCTTAACTGACATCTCTTGGAAGGTAAAAGGGCTATAGAAGATTTCCTGTGATGTTATTAACTTTCAAAAGGTAGTTTCCCTTTTGTTTTTCATGCGTGAACACCTTAATTGCACTCCCTAAGATGTTCAGTTCCCATTCCCAAGCCCTCCAGATAAAGGCTGTAAATCTCTGGTTGGAAGCAAGCATAGGGATGATCCAGCTATCTTTAAACTAGAGGAGACTTTTCTATCTAACATGCATCCATCTTATTTAGCTATACTTGCACCACAAATGAAAAGGAAAGCAGACTGCTTCAGTGCTGATACTGGGTTCTCTTGAACAAGAGCCAGAACGTAAGTAGTGATTTAAGCTATGAAGACTTGGAGATATCTATTTTTCCATGGGATTTGTGAAAAGAATTGATAGGCTCAGTTAAATACAAATGTATTATAGCAGCTAAATATCAGAAACCCTGGGCTACTTAGGAGTTATTCCACAGGAGTTCTGCTACctttgaatttaaaaaaaacagtaccAGTAGTGGGGGCCAAAATACTAAAACCCACAAGCAACTTCTTAGTGTAAACTAGACAAGTAATATTAGCAGAATGTACCACTCAATATTTCAGAAGCACGTCACTTAGATCTTTTAATAGGAGGAGGGATTTTTCACCATAATCAAAACAGGCAATTGGGTTATTTACAAGCTCCCAGTTTTTCATTTTGATGATATCTCCATCTCTCAAACTTCCTCACCCAAAGAAGGATTCAGCATTTTGGGTTGCCCACATTTCAAGCATTAAAGATTAAACCTCCTGGCATTTTACAGTGATGCAGAAGAAAATCCCCTGGGGAATTTAAAATGCTTTTTCTCTCCATCTAGTTACTGAAATAAAGTGGAGGCAGGAGGGAAATAAGGCTCTTTGGGTGGTTGGAAGCAGGATGTCATGTGGTTAAATGCCCTAGATTTTGTAAAGTGATCATAATAATGTGATTTCACTTTGTATACACCTGATAAGAAACTGTATTGCTCCTCTCAGGTTGCAAAATAGACGGAGGTCTATCTGAGATTCCTTGCTTACAGCTTCACTGGTTATTTTCCACTAGATTCATTTCATTTGGAAAGTTTGGGTGTATGTATGTGGATCCATACGAGGGCAGAGGAGAAAACAGGAAAAATAATCAAAATCCACAAAGGTTGAAGGCAATAAAGGATGAATAAGATGCATATCCACCAGCCAATGACCTCATTaagtacagagagattatactaACTATAAAATAGCAGCTTTCCACTTTAACCATTTTTAGAAAAATGTGATGTGCCAATTTTCTAAAAAATATAAATACTGAATGGAGCCGTTTAAAGAGAGACTGCCATTACCAAAATATAGCTCCCCCTCCCCAGCTTCTTAAATCTCCAGTGAATCCAGTTATGTATGCGCTTTCTATATTGGATATCTTGTAATGCTATTcgattatgtaaaaaaaaacttcaattgGTGATATGCATTCATTTTAATGTTTTCTTTCAGATAACTGGTTTTATTTAGGAGAACTGGGATGTGGCATGCCAAAAACCATTAAGGGCAGATTCACAGAATACCTAGACAAATATTTACATTATGTCCCCATTCGAACAGTTTGTAGAGCATTGCACAGATATCCGTTTTAATTCCTTGTACTTCATCTCTTTTAAGATATAAAAAGGAAAATGAAGATAATTTTCCCTTTCACAGACAAAGATAAAAGCAAAAAGGTCTAACATTTTCAATGTCAAACATCACGAGATCACAGAAGCTTCCTACACAAACCAGTAGGAAGAACACTCAAATTATTCAAAGATATCAGCAACTCTCTAATGAATTACCCACTGGCAGATCTCAGATTGAAGCTGTTTTCTCCATCAGTCACCGATCTAAAGTAACAGAATTCCTGCTAAAGTCATCTCGATTTCCCTCGTTTTTCAAATCCGCAAAGACCTGTGTGAAATAGTGAGGATCAGCGTTGATCTGCAGCATTTTGGTACTCATGGAGTTAATAATGCGAAGGCACCGGTCCCAGAAAGCATCCTTGGCACTCTCTACTAAAAAGGGTTTCAGTGGGTAGGAGATCTCGTTGCCCATGTAGGAGTAGGAGAGATACAGGCAGGTCAAGAGGGTGGCTTGCAAGTCATGCTCTGTGGCCACCTGGTCCCCGTCGATGACATCCCTACAAAGCAAGTAGACAAAGACCACATTGGCTGGTGTGACAAATGCCTGGTCCTGCCAACCTTGCAGCAATAAGGAGCGGTCAACACTGCGCAACCAGAGAACAGGATCTGTCGAGGACAAGTGCTTCACCCTGTAGCAACGTCGGCAGAGGAACTCCCCCAGACACTTCAGCAGCTCACTGGTGGATGCCTGGACTATAACACGTTTGGGTGATCCTGCTCCACTGTTATGAGAggaggccttcttgatggaggAGAGTTGCTTGGTGCCCAAAGGGTCAGTGGGTACCTGGAGTTCATAGCTGGAAAGGTTGGCACAAGAAAGAGACTTTTTCACATTCTCGCTGTTGAGGAGCACCACGTCATTCTGGTGGTGGTAATGGCCGGGATTGGACTTCCTGGAGCTTCTCTTCTTGGTGGAGGCCACCAGGCGCTTCCAGGTCAGGGCGGGGATAAACATGGAGTGACGTTTTAAATTCTTGTCTTTCTGACCATTGTTTTTGGCACTTTGAATGGCGTGGTAGTGATTCAAAGACTTGGAATCGGTACCATCCTCAAATAAACTAGATCTCCTCGAGCTAGGGGACAGAGACAACACGGTGCCCATTTTACGTGGCTCGTTTTCAACCTACGCCTGTGAATTATAGATCCAACACTTCCGAGTACTGGGGTCGGTGCCTTTAAGAGAAGGGGGAAAATGCCCGATTAATTCGTGCGAATTTCTGCATTCTCGATTTAATGCATTCTAACAAAAACGTCAAATTAACAGAACCATTGCAAATGCAAATCTCGGCGAATTTGCAAATTACACTCCGCTGGAGAGCCAAGTAGCATTATCTGGTTAAAAAGATATAATAGCAATCAGCTATTCGGTGGCATTAGACGTTTAAACGAGGCAAGACAAATCCATTCGACAGCAACTGAACGATTCCCGGATTAACATCAATTTGTGGCCCCGACACCAGACCGCCCAGATGACGAAATTGGTCCAAGGGTCCAGCAGAAAATGGCACAGATGCAATGCAATTTGGTAGCCCCTCTTGATGGGAATTTTCCCCCACAAATAAATCAGATGCTGGGTCCTGGTACATTATAATTCTTTCCTAATTCAATAAATTAAAAGGCAACTGTCCACTCCAAAATTATCCTACATACAATTATTTTCAGCAGGCAGAATTTTCTTCATGTATGGAGTAAATTCATGCATCTTACCTGCGTCAGTTGAAATCTTTGTCCTCCTCTGCGGAAGGACTGATTATTGAAATGTTGGTGTTCAAAAGAGGCTGCAAAACGCGTTTTCGCTGTGCGTTGTGTATCAAGTTGACAGTCCAAGGCGATTTCATCTAACGCTCCGTCTGGCTCCAGCTGTGTGTGCCGGAAACCAATTATTCAAAATCCCTTTCAATTCCACCCTTCATAATATCTACTTGCaaaagaaacaggccattcccCTTTTCCACCAGTTTATTCTTCATTCCCTTCGCCTCTGTCTTTGTTGCTCCCACTATTTTTCTGCAGATTCTCGCTGTAGAAACGGCAGCCGACTCTTTCGCATCCCTCCGCTCTGGCAGCGAGCGGCTGAGACTGGGGTGGAGATCTGCAGGCGGCACACGCCTCCCTTCTCCTCCCATTTCACGGACGGAGAATGAAATTCATTCTCTCGGGGGAAACCTGTCCTTTCTTTTTCCCATCAGTGTGAATGGTAATTAGCAGATAATCTGTTTTAGTGATGTTGTTTGAAGGACAAATACCAGGTTAAAAGATAAGAGATTctctgatttttttcccctcctccattATCATGGAATTGTTTATATTGGGGCATGGGTTTAACATTCCCCTAAAGGTGCCCATCAACACTGCTTCATTACTGCATTAGCGTGTTGGCCCAGATTTTGCACTCATTTCTCTGCAGAGGGACTGAGATTCAGAACGGGTGAAATGAATGCAGAGAACAACATTGCACCGCGGGATTAAATAGTCGGTTGAAATTAACTTCAATACTGACGTCCACGTACAGGAACTTAAATTTCACAGTTTTTGTTAGCGCACAATACACACTGAGGTTTACACATGCACATCCTTAACATGCTTAATCATTATCTGATGCCCGTTCCACTGCTGTTTAACTCAAAATCATAGACCCATCTCCTTCTCCATGCACACCTCTGCTCTGAATCTACTCccctagttctgatgaaaggtcagctCACTCCATTTCAGGCTCGTGCCGCGTTTCTGGCATCTAGGGTGTTATTTACTACAGTGCTTTGCTGATGGACACAGTTACATTGACCTCCTATCTTTCCACCTCATTTCCTGTAGGGACATATATCTAGCAGCTTCTTCATCTCTTTTCCTTCTATTCTTGCATTTTCACTGCATCTGGCCTcatatccttcctgctcagaacCAAAATAGGGTTTCTCTTGTCTTAACCTTTAAActatgacaaacaaccaatgctaTCTCTGATGTCCCTGAAATGATGCCTTCACCAGAATTAACCTCCCTTTCTTGAGGGACTGTTTGTATTACCTTGGTCCACTACTCTGTTGGCCCCAATGCTTCCTCCCCTTTCTATTATATTCAATGATCATTATCTCACTTTTGCCTCCGTATTTCCCCTTTTACACAGGCCCCAAGCATTCTTTCCAAATGAAACATTGAATTGCATGCacgttttaatctattcagtcaTTGGCATTCATTGTTCTTTGTAACACCAAAACGTAAaaactaattggaagaaaaacaagGGAGTCTGGATTGCAAATTTATCTTCATTTTTACTCTGAGTGTGGTGGCATGATGATGTATATCGTTTACATATTAACCCAAAAGGTatgatgtaaacaacaaagaatgtttaattaaacaatatattcacaatattacaaaaatattactgaaatagtaaatacacaacactcctccctgcttaacgataaactccaactcaacatAGAATGCAACTCCACTTATATATTGCTCTCTAGTCATTACTGTACACACAATACTATACAAAACAACTGCTATATACACAACTACAGAAGGGTAAATatagtcatagaaaattacagcacagaaacagacctttcggcccagctagttcatgctgaaccatttaaatagcttagtcccattgacctgcatccagaccatagccctccacacccctcccaacaTTGTACCTAtctgtggtgaactgcatatacctgtctggacacgcccccccccgccccgctgactgctcctgtggctcctcccacggaccccggtataaaggcgattggaggcacagccccttcctcagtctccaggatgttgtgtggtggtcacttgctgcttgtgctttcttccagccaataaaagcctaccttaacccacatctcagagttattgatggtgcatcactatctAAACTTAACTTAATCATTAAAATCAAAATCGCATCTACCACTTGTGCTCGCAACTCCTTCTACACTCTCagcaccatctgagtgaagatgattcccctcatgttccccttaaacatttcacctttcacacttaacccatgacctctaattgtagtctgacccaacctcagtgaaaaaaagcCTGCATGAACTCACACTATGtcctttataattttgtatacctctatcaaatctccgctcaatctactacgttccaaggaatagaagttttacctattcaatctttccttttaactcaggtcctccaatccaatcaaaatccttgtaaattttctctacatactttcaaccttattcacatctttcccataaagtgaccaaaactgcaagcaatactctaaattaggcctcaccaatatcttatacaagtTCAACCTAACAACtcaaatcctgtactcaatattttgaccTGTGAAGGCtaaagtgccaaaagctttctttttacctacctgtgactccattttcaatgaattatggattattcctagatccctttatTCTACCGCACTCCTTAATGCTCTACTGCTCACCGTGTAAAACttacccaaagtgcaacacctcacacttgtctgcattcaattccatctgccatttttccagctagtccagatcctgAAAGTCTTCCTCACCGTCTACTATGCCTCCAGTCTTGGtttatccacaaatttgctgatccagttaaccacattatcatccagatcgttgatatagatgacagaccACATATCCAGCACTAATggctgtggcactccactagtcataggcctcagtcagagaggcaactaccactgtctggcttctcccacaaagccaatgtctaatccaatttactacctcatcttgaacgcCAAGCGATTGAAActtcttaactaacctcccatgtgggaccttatcaaatgccttagtggagtcaatgtagacaacatccactgccttgtctttatCAACTTTCCAGGTAACTTCTTTGAAGAATCTGTAAGATTAGTTTGACActatctaccacacacaaagcaacgctgactatcccaaatcattgcataaactcttctcgggctttcaTCTGGATGCAGGAatcaattttaaccaatgtttcaatgacaaactctgccatcttcatcagcgatgatgcctgggcatgtctagtccagtggtatatcTATTCAACTCCCGTCATTTGTTCCTCCTGATTGGTTCatcctcaaccaatcaggtttctgctgtccctcCTTGTTTAATGCGATCTCAtcccttgcctccttcaataacctggggtaaaccCCACagccctggtgacttatccaccttaatactcattatgAGGCCCTGCACTTCCCCCTATTTGTTTATACCTTTATATATTaaacacctttatatatttatatacccAGCAATGATCTTCTGGTCCTCCATAgtcttttccttggtaaatattgaagcaaagtactcattaagtacctcactcgcATTCTCTACATCCAAGTAAATGTTGACCACCACCCtacccctttatccttgagtgatcctaccc from Hypanus sabinus isolate sHypSab1 chromosome 1, sHypSab1.hap1, whole genome shotgun sequence includes these protein-coding regions:
- the LOC132378033 gene encoding cyclin-dependent kinase 5 activator 1-like, producing the protein MGTVLSLSPSSRRSSLFEDGTDSKSLNHYHAIQSAKNNGQKDKNLKRHSMFIPALTWKRLVASTKKRSSRKSNPGHYHHQNDVVLLNSENVKKSLSCANLSSYELQVPTDPLGTKQLSSIKKASSHNSGAGSPKRVIVQASTSELLKCLGEFLCRRCYRVKHLSSTDPVLWLRSVDRSLLLQGWQDQAFVTPANVVFVYLLCRDVIDGDQVATEHDLQATLLTCLYLSYSYMGNEISYPLKPFLVESAKDAFWDRCLRIINSMSTKMLQINADPHYFTQVFADLKNEGNRDDFSRNSVTLDR